Part of the Henckelia pumila isolate YLH828 chromosome 2, ASM3356847v2, whole genome shotgun sequence genome is shown below.
CGTTTTTCTTTGCCATTTCTTTCTTTTTGTCGAGAACGAAGGAGGTTATGCGGAGAACAGGAACGACGACGAAGGAGGGCTTCAACGGAGGTTCAGTTGAGTTCCGTTCCGACGGTTCAAGTTTCAAAAGCAAAAATAGGGAAATTAAAGTGAAAGAGTTAAAGCTCGTTTTgattttgtagagattttttaaaataagtgcttttaaaagctacaatttttggcttttaaaaaagcactaattttgacttaaaaagtgcttatttaagcacttttttaggtcaaccaaacaccttgttATCTGAAaacacttaaaaaagtgcttatttgGCCTGACTTTTGAAACCAGACGGGGCCTTAATTAAGTCCGTCGAGATATCAATTACCTCTTCGACTAAGGTTAAAAGAGTTTTTATctcattttatattttttatttattaaacttatttttttttacagaaAGATAACATGATCTTTTTGAGTTCGAGATATATTTGTTGAAATAAAAAACAAGACGGGGTGTGTatctcattttttattttttattaaacttAATTATTTTACAGAAAATAATATGGTCTTTTTGAGTCCGAGTTATATTTGTTGAAATAAGAACATAACTTGGTAGATATACCGTTTTTCCCTCAATTGTATTTACTGCGTGAGGGAAAACTCGTAAGCCCCGTGGCTTTGTATTCGTAAAGTCGTGAGCTTGAGACCAAAACGGCAACCAGCGATCATTCAATGGAATTATTTAACTtttcatatcaatatttatCAGCATAAAAAATCTCATTCGAGGGTCTGGATTTGTATTCCGTGTGTTTGGACACTGAAAATGAAGTTGCGATAATGGCGGATTCAGTCCACTGTCAGATTTAAGGCGCAACTTTATTTTTGTTGAGGTAAATACTCTTTTGGTGATCACCCGGCTAGGTTTTTTCAGATTGTGTATAAATTTCAAAGGCGAAGAGAATTATTGCAGTATAGTTATTTTATGATTGTGCTGAAATTAGGGTTACATTGGGATCTTGTTCATTTGATGCTGAATGGTTGGTTTGATTGTGGAAAGCTTTTGTTTCAGCTGGGAATTCAGTGATCATTAAGTCTTTGTTTGTATGACTTTGCGTGGGTTAATAACATTCTTAAGatatctctctttttttttggtttgattttaTGTTAGTTGTGCAAGGGACTATAAAGATTACTTTGAGAGTTTTACTGAAACGGTAGGAGTCCTTTATCTGGAGCAGGTAGGAAAAGAAGAAATGAAGGGTTTCTGAATTTTTAAGCAGTGAAGCTGTTGGTGGAATAAGAATTACCAGTGATTGTTATTAATGACCGGTAGATGTAAGTGATTTCAGCTTTTGATTAGGAAGTATTTAGGATGGACCGAATATCGATTCCCACACCAAgaaaaacatgcaaacacagaATGGCTGTGAATCATGTACATTGTCACCATATGTGCTAGATAGTAGGTTCATTCTATTTTGGTTTCTCATTGACTTATCGTAGAGGTGTTTTGCATTTTACGATGAACAACCATTTTCTTAAAAAACCATGCACTTGTTTATCATGTATTCATGTATGTTATTTTAATGCCCCAAAAGTCAATTCTGATTGCTTGGATGTTCAGTTGACAGTTTAATATTGTGGCAGTATCATGGAAATTTTCTAATGTAGAATACCTATCGGTATTTAGTGAGAAAATGTGTAAAGGAATGGCAAAGTAGTATGGAGTTCGAGTAGGAGCAATCATCTGCCATGGTTCATAGCATAATGACTTGGGTATTTAGCCAAGTAAAGTGAGTCTCATGGCACTAAAATGCTAATTCATAAGGCTAAAACTTTTGTGTTCTGAGTTCATTTCAAATGCTTTAGAAACAATGAGAACATCTACCTGGAGTGGTTACATTTGAATGAAATTTCCGATGGCACTTTGTagcatttttttattattaactcTTTCACATGAAATCCAAATGTGTTCTGAGTtcattttaaatgctttaggaATTAGGAACATTGAGAACATCTGCCTGGACTGGTCACATGTGAAGGAAATTTCCGATGGTGACACTGCGTAGCATTTTTTGATTATAACTCTTTCACATGAAGTCCAAATGTGTTCTGAGTTAAATGCTTTAGGAATTAAGAACAACGAGAACATCTGACTGGACCGGTCACATGTGAATGAAATTTCCGATGGTGACACTTGTagcattttttttatcattataaCTCTTTCACGTGAAGTCCAAATGTGTTCTGAATTCATTTCAAATGCTTTAGGAATCAGGAACAATGAGAACATGTGCCTGGACTATTCACATGTGAATGAAATCTCCGATGGTGACACTTTGTAGCATTTTTTTTATGACTCTTTCACATGAAGTACAAATGTGTTCCGAGTTCATTTTGAATGCTTTAGGAACAATGAGAACATTTGCCTGTACTGGTCACATATGAACGAAATTTCTGATGGTGACACTTCAGCATTTTTAATTATAACTCTTTCAAACGAAGTCCAAATGTTTTCTGTTTCAAATGCTTTATAAACAATGAGAACATCTGCCTGGACTGTGCACATATGAAAGAAATTTCTGACGGTGACACTTTGTTGCAATTTTTGATTATAACTCTTTCACATGAAGTAATTGCACAAATTTATATACATGggaaagattaaaaaaaaaaagagctaTTACATTTTTGTGGGTACTTATTTGAATGACAAGCGAGAGCATTCATGACATGACATTACTTCTCTTAGCAGTGAATATATTGCATATTTAATGCATTATATATTGTTAGTTGTCTTGCCTTATTTCACAATCGGGATTTTGCTCAACCTTCAGGATATAACAGGTGAGCTTCAAGGTGGAACTTATTGTTGGAAGGTGGATTCTTTGTGGAACCTAAGCCACAAGGAATCATTGCTTGGATTGCATTGAATGCCGTTTTTGAAGATATTATGTATTATGACATTAACACAGGTTTACACCTTTTGCATCTGGCCTTATATATTGTTTTGGAATAATACTcgtgttatttactctattattTGGTTGTCAGAGTCGTGCCGGTATATGTATTACTTTTAGAATCGAAAATAAGACTCACTTTTAATTAGATCAATTTCGTTAAAAATAACATTACTTCCATTTTTTAATTagacttaatttaattttcatgttAAAACCAAAGCCGTACCCTGCCCCATAGTTATCATTCCGGCATCAGAATACAAGAGCACCCTCACATTGTTATTAATGTGCATAAGGTGCAGATATGGGCCCAATGTGTAGTAAGGCTCAATGTTTGAGCTAGGAGCAAGGCTGCAAGCCAAATGACATCCCTTTAGTGAAATACGTGTCTTGGTCCTCTTGGAGCATCTTGAAGCTCTATGTTTAGTTCAATTCCACTTTGTATGTATGGATTGTGAATGCGAAGTATAATACACCGCCgataaattttggtttattgTTGTCAAGAGTTTGCAAAATACATATTGGATGTTATGCATTATTATTTCTCCATACCTCTATTTTCTCTAATTCTCACTTTGGTGAGTGACATGCCTGGCCTTTGGCCTTCGgcttttcatcttttcttcaAGTCACCCATGAGCCTTGCACCTTGTGCTTTGCAATTCCAATAACGTTGCCCTGCCTCCACTCACTGAGTataaatgcatgtatatatgtgtgtgtgtgtgtgtgtgttttcatTTATTAACTGCATGAATTGTTGGCCATTTTTATGTTTGATGTGAAATATTCTCCTTTTTGGCTTTGAGCATCCTTCTTGATATTAAAGGCGTTTCTGCATATAAACTTGAGCCAGAAATGTTCCCAAATTTGtacatttatgtgttataattttTTGACTTGAATTCTTTGCTTGGCAGTAATTGTGGTGCTCCTTTGTGGCTTTTGCAAGTTATTCAGAGCAGTGTGGAATCAAAATTTGTTTCCATtgaatttgttttttattaagGAGAGATTCATCCTTTTGAGCATGGAACCGTCAAAAAATCTCAATTTTGTACAATCCAATCCCTCGGTACATGGGAATGAATATCTTGGTCATGAATCACAAGTTTATAAGGTGGATACTACAGGTCATGCAAGCACCAGTTTGAAGTTTCCAGAGATTATCTTTTCAGATCCTAAACCTGTTCATAACTTCTCTATTCAGACCGGAGAAGAATTTGCTCTTGAATTTATGCGTGATCGGGTCAATACCCGGAAGCCATTTATTCCGAATATCTCTGGGGATACCGGGTATGCAGCTGGCTACTTGGAGCAACTAGGCTTTGTAGGAAATGTATATACCGGCACTGATAGTGGTTCAGATATTTCCATGATTGCTAGAGAAGAAAAAGGTTCAAGAGAATTTGGGCGAAGTGATTTGTCTTCACTTGGGAACAAAGGTAACCTTGGGTATTCGCCATCTTCGCAATCAGTGCGACATATATCATCGGATTACCACAGTGATCCTAAACTTGTGTATACCTCATCTCAAGCATCTGATAGCTCATCAACAAAACTGAAGATTCTCTGCAGTTTTGGTGGTAGTATCCTCCCACGGCCTAGTGATGGAAAGCTCAGATATGTTGGCGGTGAAACACGCATAATCAGAATAAGGAAGGACATTACTTGGCAAGAATTATGGCAGAAAGCTACTGCAGTTTATTATGAAACGCAGACTATCAAATATCAGCTTCCTGGGGAGGATCTTGATGCTTTAGTTTCTGTTTCAACCGACGAGGATTTACTGAACATGATGGAAGAGTGCCATGTTCTAGAAGATGGAGAAGGATCCAAAAAGCTTCGAATGTTTCTATTCTCTCTTGGGGATTTGGATGATGCTCAATTCTCTCTATCCAACTCAGATTGTGACACTGTGATGAAATATGTAGTGGCTGTCAATGGCATGGACAGCGGATCTAGAAAAGGCTCTGTTATACATGGCTTATCAAGCTTTTCTGGAAATAATCTAAATGAGTTGGAAGCACTGAATGTTGATAAGGATACAAGTGGGACTGCCACTGAATTCATTGGTGCAAGTAACTTAAATTCAACTGGCTTTCTCATTCCAACAGTTGAATCTTCTAAACTTCTTCTATCAAGTTCGCCTAAGGTTTATGAAAGTGATTTGCACAATCACGAGCAGTCTGGACATCATTTTGAAGACAAGCAACATCTGCCGCAATTTGGCTATAATTTGTATCCAGCTAATTATGGACTTTCTGAAAGTTCAGCACCACAATTTTCTTATGGCACAATGTCTCAGCAAAAAGGTCTTGATGGGAAGCCTTTAAGCATCGCAGGGACACAGGTTGCAGATGTGCAGGAAAATGAATCAAAATTGAGAGTTGATAGTTCTATTCAAACTGAAAATGCAAGTAATCAACTATTGGCCAATGAGCAATTTATTGCTTCACAGTCACGCGGTGGTAATTCAAAGTCTAGTTATCCTGTTGAAGAATCATCATCAATCATCCCTAAGTTGGGTAGAGAACTTTCATCAAAGACTTCAAAGGCTGAGGGGATGGCTCCAGAACCTTTGCCGGTTTCTATAACTCATGATGCTGTTAATCCACCTGAGCATCCTAAATCATCTGGAAATGAGTATCAGATTTCTGATACTCTACATGCTTCTGAATCCCTAGACACCGAGTCTGATCCTACTGATTTGAGCTATTTTGAGTCCTCTATTCCTCCCCAGAGGACATTTTATTCTGAGTGTATTCCTCGAGAGCAGGCAGAGTTGCTCAGCAGAATATCTAAGTCTGATGATTCACATAGTTCTCAGTTTATTGTTAATCAGCCAAGAATTGATATTTCCCAACAGGATTTAGTGACAGGATCTATTGAAAAACCTCAAAATGGGAAGGTAGGTGATCCTACAAGGCCACCAATTGCTATTGACAAGCCTAAACTTGTCTCGCCTAAAGCCCTTGATGATTGGTGTACTGAACCTGTTATTGTGAGGAAGGATGACCAAATTGATGATCAAGGTTCCTTGTATGATCAAGCTCTTCAGTCAGAGGCAGAAGATCGTACAACTTCTGAAGGCCATACGACTGATTGGGTAGATGAGGTTGGCGGTCAATCCATTGCCAATGATGAACAGGGGCATCCTCAACTTTCTACACTTACAGGAGCTATGGAAGAATCCAGTGTTGATGTTCCCAGAACCGAACACGGTGACATAATCATTGATATAAATGACCGTTTCCCTCGTGATTTTCTCTCTGATATATTTTCAAAAGCTATTCTCTCTGGTGGTTCATCTCATGTTGCTCCTCTTCAGAAAGATCGAGCAGGTTTGAGCGT
Proteins encoded:
- the LOC140880870 gene encoding uncharacterized protein isoform X3, whose amino-acid sequence is MYYDINTVIVVLLCGFCKLFRAVWNQNLFPLNLFFIKERFILLSMEPSKNLNFVQSNPSVHGNEYLGHESQVYKVDTTGHASTSLKFPEIIFSDPKPVHNFSIQTGEEFALEFMRDRVNTRKPFIPNISGDTGYAAGYLEQLGFVGNVYTGTDSGSDISMIAREEKGSREFGRSDLSSLGNKGNLGYSPSSQSVRHISSDYHSDPKLVYTSSQASDSSSTKLKILCSFGGSILPRPSDGKLRYVGGETRIIRIRKDITWQELWQKATAVYYETQTIKYQLPGEDLDALVSVSTDEDLLNMMEECHVLEDGEGSKKLRMFLFSLGDLDDAQFSLSNSDCDTVMKYVVAVNGMDSGSRKGSVIHGLSSFSGNNLNELEALNVDKDTSGTATEFIGASNLNSTGFLIPTVESSKLLLSSSPKVYESDLHNHEQSGHHFEDKQHLPQFGYNLYPANYGLSESSAPQFSYGTMSQQKGLDGKPLSIAGTQVADVQENESKLRVDSSIQTENASNQLLANEQFIASQSRGGNSKSSYPVEESSSIIPKLGRELSSKTSKAEGMAPEPLPVSITHDAVNPPEHPKSSGNEYQISDTLHASESLDTESDPTDLSYFESSIPPQRTFYSECIPREQAELLSRISKSDDSHSSQFIVNQPRIDISQQDLVTGSIEKPQNGKVGDPTRPPIAIDKPKLVSPKALDDWCTEPVIVRKDDQIDDQGSLYDQALQSEAEDRTTSEGHTTDWVDEVGGQSIANDEQGHPQLSTLTGAMEESSVDVPRTEHGDIIIDINDRFPRDFLSDIFSKAILSGGSSHVAPLQKDRAGLSVNIENHEPKHWSFFQRLAGDQFARRDVSLIDQDHVFSTDLTKVEEEAPLAYDFVQLARDGIAPSHMELQDNCGLEDPKGFPHGDEAVSIALHSNYNASQVNASEGIQDDDLMDNMRIQDSDYEEGIGNVGLPLFDPSMVDFDIHSLQLIKNADLEELRELGSGTFGTVYHGKWRGSDVAIKRIKKSCFIGRQSEQERLTFEFWREAEILSKLHHPNVVAFYGVVQDGPGATLAAVTEYMVDGSLRHVLLRKDRHLDRRKRLIIAMDAAFGMEYLHSKNIVHFDLKCDNLLVNLKDPSRPICKVGDFGLSKIKRNTLVSGGVRGTLPWMAPELLNGGSNKVSEKVDVFSFGIVLWEILTGEEPYANMHYGAIIGGIVSNTLRPPIPSYCDLEWRRLMEQCWAPNPSVRPSFTEIASRLRVMSASAQSRKTI
- the LOC140880870 gene encoding uncharacterized protein isoform X1 gives rise to the protein MYYDINTVIVVLLCGFCKLFRAVWNQNLFPLNLFFIKERFILLSMEPSKNLNFVQSNPSVHGNEYLGHESQVYKVDTTGHASTSLKFPEIIFSDPKPVHNFSIQTGEEFALEFMRDRVNTRKPFIPNISGDTGYAAGYLEQLGFVGNVYTGTDSGSDISMIAREEKGSREFGRSDLSSLGNKGNLGYSPSSQSVRHISSDYHSDPKLVYTSSQASDSSSTKLKILCSFGGSILPRPSDGKLRYVGGETRIIRIRKDITWQELWQKATAVYYETQTIKYQLPGEDLDALVSVSTDEDLLNMMEECHVLEDGEGSKKLRMFLFSLGDLDDAQFSLSNSDCDTVMKYVVAVNGMDSGSRKGSVIHGLSSFSGNNLNELEALNVDKDTSGTATEFIGASNLNSTGFLIPTVESSKLLLSSSPKVYESDLHNHEQSGHHFEDKQHLPQFGYNLYPANYGLSESSAPQFSYGTMSQQKGLDGKPLSIAGTQVADVQENESKLRVDSSIQTENASNQLLANEQFIASQSRGGNSKSSYPVEESSSIIPKLGRELSSKTSKAEGMAPEPLPVSITHDAVNPPEHPKSSGNEYQISDTLHASESLDTESDPTDLSYFESSIPPQRTFYSECIPREQAELLSRISKSDDSHSSQFIVNQPRIDISQQDLVTGSIEKPQNGKVGDPTRPPIAIDKPKLVSPKALDDWCTEPVIVRKDDQIDDQGSLYDQALQSEAEDRTTSEGHTTDWVDEVGGQSIANDEQGHPQLSTLTGAMEESSVDVPRTEHGDIIIDINDRFPRDFLSDIFSKAILSGGSSHVAPLQKDRAGLSVNIENHEPKHWSFFQRLAGDQFARRDVSLIDQDHVFSTDLTKVEEEAPLAYDFVQLARDGIAPSHMELQDNCGLEDPKGFPHGDEAVSIALHSNYNASQVNASEGIQDDDLMDNMRIQDSDYEEGIGNVGLPLFDPSMVDFDIHSLQLIKNADLEELRELGSGTFGTVYHGKWRGSDVAIKRIKKSCFIGRQSEQERLTFEFWREAEILSKLHHPNVVAFYGVVQDGPGATLAAVTEYMVDGSLRHVLLRKDRHLDRRKRLIIAMDAAFGMEYLHSKNIVHFDLKCDNLLVNLKDPSRPICKVGDFGLSKIKRNTLVSGGVRGTLPWMAPELLNGGSNKVSEKVDVFSFGIVLWEILTGEEPYANMHYGAIIGGIVSNTLRPPIPSYCDLEWRRLMEQCWAPNPSVRPSFTEIASRLRVMSASAQSRKTNLEIFPR
- the LOC140880870 gene encoding uncharacterized protein isoform X2, translating into MYYDINTVIVVLLCGFCKLFRAVWNQNLFPLNLFFIKERFILLSMEPSKNLNFVQSNPSVHGNEYLGHESQVYKVDTTGHASTSLKFPEIIFSDPKPVHNFSIQTGEEFALEFMRDRVNTRKPFIPNISGDTGYAAGYLEQLGFVGNVYTGTDSGSDISMIAREEKGSREFGRSDLSSLGNKGNLGYSPSSQSVRHISSDYHSDPKLVYTSSQASDSSSTKLKILCSFGGSILPRPSDGKLRYVGGETRIIRIRKDITWQELWQKATAVYYETQTIKYQLPGEDLDALVSVSTDEDLLNMMEECHVLEDGEGSKKLRMFLFSLGDLDDAQFSLSNSDCDTVMKYVVAVNGMDSGSRKGSVIHGLSSFSGNNLNELEALNVDKDTSGTATEFIGASNLNSTGFLIPTVESSKLLLSSSPKVYESDLHNHEQSGHHFEDKQHLPQFGYNLYPANYGLSESSAPQFSYGTMSQQKGLDGKPLSIAGTQVADVQENESKLRVDSSIQTENASNQLLANEQFIASQSRGGNSKSSYPVEESSSIIPKLGRELSSKTSKAEGMAPEPLPVSITHDAVNPPEHPKSSGNEYQISDTLHASESLDTESDPTDLSYFESSIPPQRTFYSECIPREQAELLSRISKSDDSHSSQFIVNQPRIDISQQDLVTGSIEKPQNGKVGDPTRPPIAIDKPKLVSPKALDDWCTEPVIVRKDDQIDDQGSLYDQALQSEAEDRTTSEGHTTDWVDEVGGQSIANDEQGHPQLSTLTGAMEESSVDVPRTEHGDIIIDINDRFPRDFLSDIFSKAILSGGSSHVAPLQKDRAGLSVNIENHEPKHWSFFQRLAGDQFARRDVSLIDQDHVFSTDLTKVEEEAPLAYDFVQLARDGIAPSHMELQDNCGLEDPKGFPHGDEAVSIALHSNYNASQVNASEGIQDDDLMDNMRIQDSDYEEGIGNVGLPLFDPSMVDFDIHSLQLIKNADLEELRELGSGTFGTVYHGKWRGSDVAIKRIKKSCFIGRQSEQERLTFEFWREAEILSKLHHPNVVAFYGVVQDGPGATLAAVTEYMVDGSLRHVLLRKDRHLDRRKRLIIAMDAAFGMEYLHSKNIVHFDLKCDNLLVNLKDPSRPICKVGDFGLSKIKRNTLVSGGVRGTLPWMAPELLNGGSNKVSEKVDVFSFGIVLWEILTGEEPYANMHYGAIIGGIVSNTLRPPIPSYCDLEWRRLMEQCWAPNPSVRPSFTEIASRLRVMSASAQSRKVSS